One part of the Coffea eugenioides isolate CCC68of chromosome 10, Ceug_1.0, whole genome shotgun sequence genome encodes these proteins:
- the LOC113750321 gene encoding uncharacterized protein LOC113750321 yields MENYALNNSSYPDSVNSSPRSLENSSWDEAISSSSAYFKVKFLCGYGGKILPRPHDNQLTYVGGDTKILAVDRNVKYSMLISKLSSLSDSSEVSFKYQLPGEDLDALISVTNDEDLEHMMLEYDRLHRSSAKPARLRLFIFPLNANPPPSVSSFESDDSKAERQWFVDALNAAQINQNLEGSSPQSVAVSGVEEPARSPDFLFGLEKGHPTPAKLQDPPPVAPTVMVRQVIGEPVVPPAAEIQRQMHELQKMQISGHDQDLYRRKVDEFYQQKPPPQAPQAEQVAPVTTPATYWQERQGPFPAGVGGTEPPPMYLIQTPAGVYQAPAMRQVPGQVGQQYFGVQRMVPEAYREQPVYNPMGPPASSSMIQQQKIGGAYTSDGIGIGLVRPPIASEPGYAQVSYDGAGRQVFCAAPGGVNVMHHPPPYQAVPTVAPTFDVRQAGGVLNPDGKFVVK; encoded by the coding sequence ATGGAGAACTACGCATTGAATAATTCATCCTACCCGGATTCCGTAAATTCCTCCCCAAGGTCCCTCGAAAATTCCTCCTGGGATGaggccatttcttcttcatctgcCTACTTCAAAGTCAAGTTCTTGTGCGGTTACGGCGGTAAAATCCTCCCCCGCCCTCATGACAACCAGCTCACTTACGTCGGCGGCGACACCAAAATCTTAGCCGTCGATAGGAACGTCAAGTACTCCATGCTCATCTCTAAACTCTCTTCGCTTTCTGATTCCTCTGAAGTAAGTTTTAAGTATCAGTTGCCCGGAGAAGACCTTGATGCGTTAATTTCGGTTACCAACGATGAGGATTTGGAGCATATGATGCTCGAATATGACCGTCTTCATCGGTCTTCAGCTAAGCCGGCGAGGCTGAGGCTGTTTATATTTCCGTTGAATGCCAACCCGCCGCCGTCCGTGAGTAGTTTTGAGTCGGATGATTCCAAGGCTGAGAGGCAGTGGTTTGTTGACGCGTTGAATGCTGCGCAGATTAATCAGAATTTGGAGGGCTCTTCTCCGCAGTCTGTGGCGGTTTCTGGGGTGGAGGAGCCGGCGAGGAGCCCTgattttttgtttggtttggAAAAGGGTCATCCCACGCCGGCGAAGTTGCAGGATCCTCCGCCGGTGGCTCCTACGGTTATGGTACGGCAGGTGATAGGCGAGCCCGTGGTTCCTCCGGCGGCGGAGATTCAACGGCAGATGCATGAGTTGCAGAAGATGCAAATTTCAGGCCATGATCAAGATTTGTACAGGAGGAAAGTCGATGAGTTTTACCAGCAAAAACCTCCACCCCAGGCTCCTCAGGCGGAGCAGGTCGCGCCGGTGACAACTCCGGCGACGTATTGGCAGGAAAGACAAGGGCCTTTTCCAGCTGGGGTTGGGGGAACCGAGCCTCCTCCTATGTACCTAATTCAAACTCCGGCGGGGGTTTATCAAGCTCCGGCGATGAGACAGGTCCCCGGCCAAGTGGGCCAGCAGTACTTCGGAGTGCAAAGGATGGTGCCAGAGGCTTACCGGGAACAGCCGGTGTATAATCCGATGGGTCCGCCTGCATCTTCCTCGATGATTCAGCAACAAAAGATTGGTGGGGCCTACACATCTGACGGGATTGGAATCGGATTGGTACGGCCACCAATTGCTTCTGAGCCAGGGTATGCGCAAGTTAGCTACGACGGCGCAGGAAGGCAGGTCTTCTGTGCTGCGCCTGGAGGTGTGAACGTGATGCACCATCCTCCGCCTTATCAGGCGGTGCCCACGGTGGCTCCCACCTTCGACGTTAGACAGGCTGGTGGAGTTTTGAATCCCGACGGCAAATTTGTGGTCAAGTGA
- the LOC113750320 gene encoding ATP-dependent DNA helicase PIF1-like translates to MGKSIADFHFASDELSPGYTERLTKEIESKRNLVVTPDDLLLPQMLNSDQKLAYDLIVKACSSLEGQAFFVDGPGGTGKTFLYRALLATLRSQNHVALAATSILPGERTAHSRFKIPLDFSKTKSCQLSKQSSAAKLISESKLILWDEASMAKRDTIEAFDELLKDLMDSDLPFGGKVIVFCGDFR, encoded by the coding sequence ATGGGCAAAAGCATTGCTGATTTTCACTTTGCCTCTGATGAGCTTTCGCCTGGTTACACTGAGAGGTTGACAAAAGAGATTGAAAGTAAAAGGAACTTAGTAGTAACACCCGATGATCTGTTGTTGCCTCAGATGTTGAATTCTGACCAAAAACTTGCCTATGATCTAATCGTAAAAGCATGTTCTTCCTTAGAAGGCCAAGCATTTTTCGTTGATGGCCCTGGCGGCACCGGTAAAACATTCTTGTACCGGGCACTTCTCGCAACTTTGCGATCACAGAACCATGTTGCACTTGCAGCAACATCAATCCTTCCTGGCGAAAGGACGGCTCACTCGAGATTCAAGATACCACTTGATTTCTCAAAGACTAAGAGTTGTCAGCTTAGTAAACAGAGCTCTGCTGCAAAACTCATTTCTGAATCTAAGCTTATTTTGTGGGATGAGGCTTCGATGGCTAAGCGGGACACAATTGAAGCATTTGACGAGTTGCTGAAAGATTTAATGGACTCTGATTTGCCATTTGGAGGAAAGGTAATAGTTTTTTGTGGAGATTTTCGGTAG